In Diadema setosum chromosome 19, eeDiaSeto1, whole genome shotgun sequence, a genomic segment contains:
- the LOC140242664 gene encoding DNA-directed RNA polymerases I, II, and III subunit RPABC2-like → MADDEDIDNFDEDFDDAEEPLDGLQNEEEVEDGDHVEVLPAGEAVQQTERITTPYMTKYERARVLGTRALQIAMNAPVMVELEGETDPLQIAMKELKARKIPIIIRRYLPDGSFEDWGCDELIID, encoded by the exons ATGGCAGATGACGAAGACATTGACAA CTTTGACGAAGATTTTGATGATGCAGAAGAGCCCTTGGATGGTCTTCAAAATGAAGAG GAGGTGGAGGATGGAGACCATGTGGAGGTCCTGCCCGCTGGCGAGGCTGTCCAGCAGACTGAGCGCATCACAACGCCCTATATGACCAAGTACGAGAGGGCCAGAGTCCTGGGCACCAGAGCGTTGCAGATAGC AATGAATGCTCCTGTCATGGTGGAACTGGAAGGTGAGACTGATCCATTGCAGATTGCCATGAAAGAGCTCAA AGCCAGGAAGATACCCATCATCATCCGCAGATACTTACCGGACGGGAGTTTTGAGGATTGGGGATGCGACGAGCTGATCATCGACTGA
- the LOC140242218 gene encoding uncharacterized protein — MIKDSSQTKCVLSISLSLILLSVMITIETQRKANALVEYNDELQGRLQEIARERRSLGNEMQLISDKFKAIVEEKQVMTNMVRERGEDFDRYRDECDARRKKQEEELKKSNYQLSAELEEKAQIQEVLAGVREELRVMKEETDDIKATKESMEGKAAELQNENSELQSQVERLKSELQSEQRKLQEAQQTYEQETQQLQQELQQQRNELQQLLQQQQQQQQQQSLPQQQQPQQQNLEQQQAQIQGSQQQQQHISQQQPVGQRQETQPRPGRTEQRPFVVAQEHQQTGQETQAQVKQEQQQQLQQQPQQDRISTGQQT; from the exons TTCGCTGAGCCTCATCCTCCTCTCCGTCATGATCACCATTGAGACGCAGCGAAAGGCCAACGCCCTGGTCGAGTACAACGACGAACTGCAAGGGCGGTTGCAGGAGATCGCCAGGGAGCGGCGGTCGCTAGGCAACGAGATGCAGTTGATATCGGACAAGTTCAAGGCCATTGTGGAGGAGAAGCAGGTGATGACGAACATGGTTCGGGAGAGGGGCGAAGACTTCGACCGGTATCGGGATGAGTGCGATGCCAGACGCAAAAAACAGGAAGAGGAGCTGAAAAAGAGCAACTATCAGTTGTCTGCCGAGCTCGAAGAGAAAGCTCAGATACAG GAAGTACTTGCTGGGGTTCGTGAGGAGCTACGTGTGATGAAAGAAGAAACCGACGACATTAAGGCAACCAAAGAATCAATGGAGGGCAAGGCCGCCGAGTTGCAGAACGAAAACAGCGAACTCCAAAGCCAAGTGGAAAGG CTTAAGAGTGAGCTTCAAAGCGAACAAAGAAAGCTGCAAGAGGCACAGCAAACTTACGAGCAAGAGACGCAACAGCTTCAGCAGGAGCTACAGCAACAAAGAAATGAGCTGCAGCAATTGctacaacagcaacagcagcagcagcagcaacagagcCTTCCACAGCAACAGCAGCCGCAACAACAAAATCTAGAACAACAGCAGGCGCAAATACAAGGTtcacaacaacagcagcaacacaTTTCACAACAGCAACCCGTGGGCCAAAGACAAGAAACTCAGCCCAGACCTGGGCGAACGGAACAACGTCCATTTGTAGTGGCTCAAGAGCATCAGCAGACTGGACAAGAAACGCAAGCACAGGTAAAACAggaacagcagcagcagctacAACAACAGCCACAGCAAGACAGAATATCAACTGGACAACAGACTTAA